In Isosphaera pallida ATCC 43644, the sequence GCGAAAATTTCCGAGGTACTGAGCGAAGAGGGGTCGGTTAAGATGGCCAGTTTGCCTTGGAATGGTTCGACCCGCTCGCCGTTGGCGTTGACCCTGCGGGGGTTGACGCGGAAATTGATCTTGCCCGAACGCATCGTCATCACGCCGAGCAATACCGGTTCGCTGAGGAAGTGGCCGCCCAGCCCCATCGCCATGCCGCCAATCCCGCCAGGGTTGCCCCGCAGGTCGATGATGATGCCGTCGTAGTCGCGGAAGCGGTCGATCGCGGCGTCGAACTGCGAGGCCACTGGAATCAGCCAGATGTTAAAGCGGATCAGGCCGACGCGCTTGCCCGATTCTGTCCTCAAGTCCTCGGTTTCCAACCGCACCACGGTGGGAGGCAGATTGCCCAGCCGCGCGACAACCCCCTTGGGCGCGACCCGCTCGACCTGAACTTCGACCGGCCGATCGTCTCCATCGAGGCACGTCAAGGTGACAATCCGGCCCACCCCTCCCCTGAGTTTGCCGGTGATTAACCGTTGCGCCACGATCTTTTTGAGTTCATCTGAGGATTCCTTGCGCGTCTGGACGGCCTCAAGCAGTTTGGCGATCGGCTTGCCGTCAATGGCGGCGATCAGCCAACCCGGCCTGATTCCCGCCCGGGCCGCCGGCCCATCGGTCTCGACCCGCGTCACCAGGGCTTCGTTCCGATCATCGGTCAGACGGATCTCCAGACCAATCACACCGTTGCCGTTGGCCGAGGCATCCTGCTCGACCCGGTCGAGCGAATTCGCAACCTCAGCCGGGATCAAACCAAAGTGCGACTCCCCAAGACGGTCGATCAACTCGGCCACGATCTTGGAAAATTCGTCGTTGGTGCGGGCCTCCTCGATCCGAGGACGCAGCTCGCGGTTGGCCTTGTCCCAATCGACCCCATTCATGTTGGGATCATAGTGGGTGTCGCGGATCACCCGCCAGATCTCGTCGAAGGTTTCCCGCGCCTTGTTCACATCAAAGCGCGGGGTATGGGGCGTGGTCGGAGGATCATCAGACATCGAGTCCGCGCCCAGGCTGAAACCGACCAGGGCGGCGGAACCCGCAAGGGTCGCAACCAGTTGTCCCACACGCCTGCGCCAAGGATCCACGAAACACCTCATATGAAAGTCGTGAATGACGTGAAACAGACGGAATCCGAATGAGTGGAAGGGAGTGATTTCGGGTCGCGGCGATCGCCCTGCTCCAACCCGCGACTGGCTCGGTCGGGAAGGAACCGAGCTTGGAGCATCTTGCGTCAGGCATTCCTTCTTCGCAAGATAGCCTATCGCAACCGGAAAACCAAGGGCGGGGTGTGGGAGGGTGGTTGTTTTACCATCCCGCCGCCTCGCCGTCTCGTTCTGGTAGGTCTTGAACCCACCTGCGCATCTCGGGGAGTAGGTTGTGAGTTTGGAACTTTTCAGCGACACGTTTGAAGTCAACACGCCGGGACGAGGCACCTTTGAACTGACCGACCAGGTGAGGGCGCTGATTCGTCGCGTGGGCTTAGCGCAAGGCTTGGCGCATCTCTTCGTTCATCATACCAGCGCCTCGCTCATCATCTGCGAGAACGCCGACCCGACCGTGAGACGCGACCTAGAGACCTTTGCGGCCTCGCTCGCGCCCGACGGCGATCCCCGCTGGCTTCATTGCGACGAAGGTCCTGACGACATGGCCGCCCACCTTCGGGCCATCTTCACCGGCTTTGGCCTGTGGGTGCCGATCCGTCGGGGCGATTGCGATCTGGGAACCTGGCAGGGGATCTACCTTTGGGAGCATCGAGCCCGTCCGCACCGTCGCCGCGTCACCTTGACTATGTTAGGCACTCGGGAACGATCCGACACCTGACCGGATGAATCGAGGTCGCGCGATTCGAGGGTGGTCTGTCTGATCCTCAACGATCCAACCGGTTCCAAACCTGCTCGATCCCCTGAAAGATCGTCTCCTCAACCGTCTCGGCCCACGGCGAGGGGAGGCCATAATAAACCATCGCGCCGACGCCCTCGTAGCCGCCTTCCAGCAGGACCCGGCGGGAGGGGATGTAGGCCATGACATCCTGACAGTAGGCCGCGACCCAGACCGAGTCGCTTCCACGTTCTTTTTTGAGCCGCAAGGCGTAATCCACCACAACCTCGCCACCCAAAAACACCCAGGTCAACCCGCCTAGCCTCCAGGCGGCAATCGGGTAGGGATAACTTGTCTCCAAGCGCCCCTCCCGATCTAGACGGTCGAGCAAGGCCCGGGCGCGAGCCGCTTCAAAGCGGTTGGTCGAAGAGGCCAGCTCCTCCCAATGAGCGCGGTCGGGAACCTTGGCGAAGTCGAGACGCACCGTGGTCGCGGCGGTGGCGAGTCGGTCCTCGGGGCCAAGACGGGTCAACGGTCCTTGGAGGGTCCGATCAACCGCGTCGGCCAACTGGCGGCCGTAATCCTCAGCCAACGCGCGGGAACGTCGGGGCAGGGGATTTTGGTCGCCGCCGCAGCCGGCGAAGAAGAGCGCTATGGTGCCGGGATGACGCCGTTCGAGTTCGAGCTGAGCAAACCCGGCGTAGTCGCCCGACCATTCGTAGCCGTCCAGTGTGGTGCAATGACAGGCATACCCCATGACCACCGCCGCCAGACCACCCGAACCCCGATCGACCCGCAAGGTGGGCACCGCGTGATCGACTGGACCTTTGAGCTGTCCCTGGGCCCGAAGCGTGGGCACATCCCGTTCGGGGTTCTCGCGGCGGTTGACCGCGAAGCTCGCCTCGCCGATCCCCCAGGAAATCTGGCAGGGCTCCAGCGCCTCGACGGCTTGTCGGGACACCTGGATTATCCGTCGAGTCAAGTCGCGGGTGTAATCCTCGACTGCCTTGCGGTCGGCCTCTCCCAAAGGGTACATCGTGATGAGGTTGGTACCAACCACCGGGCCGGAGTGGGTATGCGAACAAGCGAGAATCACCTCGTCGAACCCGACCCCGGTGGTTTGGGCGATCTCCTCGCGCAGCGGCTCAGTCAGGTCGCGGCTTACGCCGCAAAGGTCGAGGGTCACCAACAAGACCCGCTTGCCGTGGGGCGACTCGATCGCCAACCCTTTCACCCAAAGCTCGTGTTGCTTGCCCTGGGCGGGTCGGTTGCGGGCGGCGTAACCTGCCATCCAAACCGGTCCTTCCGGCGTGATGGCGACCCGAGCCGTTCCCACCTTCCACTCCCCGGGAGGGTCGCCTGCCCAAACCATGCCCCAACCGAGAATTCCTAACGCCGCGAGAGTCGAACCAACCAGCCGAAACCACGTGACACCGCAAATGACGGGGCGAAGCATGACGACTCCTCCGGGCGAGTGAATGAGTCAACGGCGGTGCAACGAACCACGGTGGTCCCTGGTTCCACCGTCCCCCCCACGCCGTCAGCATACCTTACCCCTAACTTGTCCGCGAGCCTCCTACCACCGTGATTCCCTCCAACCCCGCCGTCCCTCCTCAACCCGATCTTCACAACCATCCTCGACCAGCGCTGGAGGCAACCCCATCCTGCTCCTGGCTAGGCGCGTCGATCGACCTCCGAGAGGTCGATTCGACCAATGCCTTCATCCGCCGTCTGCTGGAAGGAGACCATCAGGGACTTTGGCCGCTTCCCGTGGCGGTCTGGACGGGTCGCCAACGCGCGGGCAAAGGCCGCGGGACTAACTTCTGGTGGTCCGACGCGGGAACCCTAACCTTCACCGTCGCGCTCGATCCGGCTGCGCAGCGGCTGAGGCTTGACCACTTACCCCGCCTGGCGTTGGCTTGCGCAGTGGCGATTGTCGATGTGGTAGAGCCACTAGCCCCACAGGCGCGCTGGACGATTCGCTGGCCCAACGATGTGGAAGCCAACAACTTGAAAGTCGCCGGCATCTTGCCCGAACGATTCGCTACCCCGTGCGGCGATCGACTCGCCCTGGGAGTCGGACTCAACGTCTCAACCAATTGGAACCACGCCCCTGAGTCGGTGCGCCGAATGGCAGCTTCGGTGGAGTCAATCCGTGGAACCGTGCTGGCCGATCAAGAGCGACGCGACCTAGCGTCCCGACTCTTGGAACGCCTGGTCGCGCGGCTGACTCAACTCGCGGACGATCACCCCGACCTGGCCGAACGTTGGGATCAACTCGACCAACTCAAAGGAAACCGGGTGCGGATCCGTCAAGGGGAACGTGTTCTCGAAGGCGTCGGTGGGGGGATCGACCCCACGGGAGCTCTCCGTCTCCTTACCGCCGACGGCTCGATTCAGTCAATCGTCGGCGGCGTGGTGGAACGCAACCCACCCCACGGTTGACCGCCGCCGTGACACGATCCGACCACCAACGGCAGCGCAGAACCATCGTCGAGCGCGTGGGCAGCCACCGTTCGAATCAACGCCCCTTCTTGGGAACAACCCCGCCCGCCGTGCTCTCCTCCTCGTCGATTTGGGCATCCTCAGCCTGAATCGCCTTTTTCTGCTCCTCCGTGAGGGTATCGAACTTCTTGACCTCCACCGGGCCGGAGTTGCCTCCACACCCCGCGACAAACATCCCCAAAACGACGACCAAGCCTGAAAATAATCGCACGAACATTGATTGATTATCTCTCGCTGGGTTCGGTTTCTAGTCGCCGGTGGACAATGGTATCCGCGCATTGTCAAAGCAGTCGGCGACATGACTTAGGGCTACCGGTAGTGTAGCGGAAAATTTTAAGATCGCGCAAAGAAATGAAAAAACTCTTGTGAAACCATCCTGAGACACCGCGCTTTGGAATGATTAGCCACACGTGGCGAAGCCGAAAATACGGTGGTTTCGAGATGTGCGACCGTGGTTTCTCAACTTCGAGGCGTTTCAAGCCAGAGACCACCTGCTGGACGATGGGAGCGCATCTGATTATCTTAGAAACGCCTACCCAACCGATCCTTGACGCTCATGGACCAGTTTCAGGCACAACACGCCGGTTGCGGCTTGCCCGACATGCTGGTCGCGGATCGTCTAAGGACAACATTCGCCTTGGTGCCAACCCACCCGACGAAGCTTCACACCGTCTTCATCCCATCATAACCGCTGGTCACAATGGTGTTCGCGGGTGGAGTCACCTGTCCGATTCCCCTGAGGCGATCGGGCGACTTGGCTCACGGACGGTTGGTTTGTGGTCACGTGTAGGACGTTGATCTTTTCCCGTTCTCCCGAATTTCCTCTCTTCGAGGTTTCAACGCCGATGTGGTTCCGGTGGGTTTCGGTCACGCTTGCGATTCCAACGCTGATTGGCTTTGGTTGCGAAAACTCGACGCCTTCCTCTGTCGTTTCGGCTTCTAACACTTCTACCGCCGACAGCTCGGACCAAGGAGCCACGTCGCCGGTCTCGGCCGAGGGCGTGGTTTCCTCCGATCCTCCCGCCGTCGTGGCCGAGGGGCAAGTGGAGCATCCGCTGTATCGCAGTTGGGCCGCCCATCCGGTGGGTACCGAATTGGTCTTCAAATCTAAGCAAATGTTCAAGAACAAAACCAAGGAGTTGGAGATTCGCCACAAATTGGTCGAGCTCACCCCCGACAAGGCGGTGGTGTCACGTCTGGAGTTCGATCCGGAGGTCAACACCCGTCCCCAATCGATGGATGACACCATTCGGCGCAATTTCCCCTTGTTGCCCGGCGTCAGCCCCGAGGATGTGGGCAAACCCCGCAACGCGATTGCGCAGGGGGAGGAGGTCGTTACCATCGGCGATCAGGAGTTCAAAACGGTTTGGTTCGACACTAAAGGACGCACCGAGGGCGGGCATGAATCGATCACCCGCACTTGGATGTGCGACGAAGTTCCCGGTCGGTTGGTTCGCGCTCGAATCACTGTCGCGGCTCTTCAGTTCGAGGACGATCAAGTTCTTGTTGAAATCAAACGTCCCCAAGTGGACGGCAAGTGAACCGTGGAGGTTGGTCGTCCCCCGAATGATGCGTTGAGTTCAGGTTGCGACGCGAGACGGGGCAGAACGGCCAAACTTCACGTCAATTTCACAAGCTGTTATTCATTTCTTCGACACCGTTGACTAGGATGTTCGCAACCGGCTTGGTTGATCCAAGTCGTGCGAGTTGGTTCCCCACAACGAGGCTTTCCAAATGAGTTTCTTGTCTCGAGTCCGCCGGCGTTCCGGCTTCACCCTGATCGAACTTCTGGTGGTCATCGCCATCATCGCAGTCCTGATCGCTCTGTTGCTCCCGGCTGTCCAGGCTGCTCGCGAGGCCGCCCGTCGCGCCCAATGTGTCAACAACCTCAAGCAAATCGGCTTGGGCACGATGAACTTTGAAAGCGCCTACGGCTACCTGCCTCCCGGTCCTTTTGATGGTCACCCACAGGCGGTAGACGCCTCGGGCAATCCCGCTCCGAATGGTCGCATTTATACCGAGGTTTTGGGTCAGGACTACGAGGGCGTCTCGACCTGCTGCCGTGCGGCCCACCCAGATGGTTACAACCAGTTCTTCCGCATTCTGCCGTTCATGGAGCAAACGGCTCTCTACAACGTCGCCAACTTCCAAGCTCCTCCGATTTGGCCGATTCCCGGTGGTGTGGATTGGGCGGGTGAGGATACCATTTCGTTCCCGGCGATCGCCACGTTCTACTGCCCTTCGCGTCGTGGTCCTACCCTTTACGGCAATCCTGGGCGCAGCCGCAATGACTACGCCGGTTGCGCTGGGTTTTTCCGTGGTCAGTGGTACGAGTGCTTCCAAGGTGACTTCAACACTACCTTGTTCGTTCCGCCGCCCCCCAACGGTCTGATTCCGATCGCCAATGAGCGGAGCCAGGAAAATCAGGGTGATGTCGGTGGCCGCAAGGGTGCGTTTTTGCATGGTCGTTTCAAGCGTCGTTTGTCTGACTTCATCGACGGCACCTCCAACTCGATCATGTTCTCTGAGAAGGGTTTGCCCCCCACCCGCCACGGCCTTGACGGCGGCGACAACGAGCGTTGGCAAAACTCCGGCTGGGACGAGGATTGTATTCGCTGGCACTTCGTTCCTCGATCCGACGCTCAAGCTGCCGCTCTCAACAACATTTGCACCGGTGGTGATGGCCGTGCTGGCGGAAACCTCTGGCGGCGTTACTTCGGCTCTTCCCACGCTGGTGGTCTCAACGCCTGCATGGGTGATGGCTCGGTGAAGTTTATCAAGTTCACGGTGGATCCCAACACCTTCCGTCGCCTTTGCGTGATCGACGACAACGAGCCGATTTCCGCCGACGCGCTGTGATGCCGTCGGAATGACTCGTCTCGACAGTGCGCCAACAATGAAACCACCGTGGTCGTCCATGCGGGCGGCCACGGTGTTGTTGTTATGTTTCCTTCTCTGGAACGAATAACATGATCGAGTAGATGGACTTTCTTTTAGTTTTGGGAGACAATCGAGCCGCGTGCGACCTTTCTTCCCACCATCGAGCCTAGCTGGTGATGCCTTTTGTGAGTCGCATGAACGCCGTTTCCAAATTGATCTCATCTTCACGGAATAAGGTCAATTCAAAGCCGTTTTCAATCAAGCGACGGGCGAGATCGCTGAACCGCTCCACTTCAGGACGGAGCTTGACCATCAGATAATCCGGCCTCTCCTGAACCTCCTCGACTTCGGGCTGACGTTCGAGGAAATCAGCGGCCTCCTTCCTGCGTTCGGCGACGTTGATGTTGAGGACGATCGTGGTCCGCACTTGCTTCATCACGTCGGTGACAGCCCCGTTGACGATCAACACGCCCTGTTCGATGATACCAATTTTGTTACAAATGTCGGCAAGTTCGGGAAGGATGTGGGACGAGACCAAGATGGTCTTGCCCATCTTCTGCAACTCCTTGAGAACGCCGCGAATTTCGATCCGGGCGCGGGGGTCGAGGCCAGAGGCTGGCTCGTCGAGCAGCAGCACCTGGGGATTGTGCAGCAAAACCCGGGCGAGTCCCAGGCGCTGGGTCATCCCGCGCGAGAGGCTGGTGACCATCGCGTCCCGCTTGTAGGTGAGATCGACCAGGTTCAGCACTTCGTCGCAGATTTTCTTACGCTTGGCCCCCTTGATGCGATAAGCGGCGGCGAAGAATTCGAGATACTCGATGACCTTCATATCGTCGTACACGCCGAAGAAGTCCGGCATGTAGCCGATGGCGCGACGGATTTCCTTGGCTCCCGTGTAGATCGAATATCCGCAGACCGACGCCTCGCCCCAGGAGGGGTTGAGCAAGGTGGCCAGAATCCGCATGGTGGTGGTTTTGCCGGCTCCGTTGGGGCCGATGAAGCCGTAAACGTCACCACGATGGAGAGTGAGGTTGAGCCGGTTGAGGGCAAACAATTCGCCGTATTTTTTAGTCAGGTCATGGGTGTGAATCATCGGCTCGTCGGCCGTGCTGGAAGCCGCCTGAGTCCCGGGGGCGGTTTCGAGTTGAGTTACGCTCATATACTCAGGTTCCCGAGGAGGTTGTGGTCGAAGGCCGACGAAAGAAAGAAGCAGGGTGGGAAACGAGTGCGTTCC encodes:
- a CDS encoding neutral/alkaline non-lysosomal ceramidase N-terminal domain-containing protein produces the protein MLRPVICGVTWFRLVGSTLAALGILGWGMVWAGDPPGEWKVGTARVAITPEGPVWMAGYAARNRPAQGKQHELWVKGLAIESPHGKRVLLVTLDLCGVSRDLTEPLREEIAQTTGVGFDEVILACSHTHSGPVVGTNLITMYPLGEADRKAVEDYTRDLTRRIIQVSRQAVEALEPCQISWGIGEASFAVNRRENPERDVPTLRAQGQLKGPVDHAVPTLRVDRGSGGLAAVVMGYACHCTTLDGYEWSGDYAGFAQLELERRHPGTIALFFAGCGGDQNPLPRRSRALAEDYGRQLADAVDRTLQGPLTRLGPEDRLATAATTVRLDFAKVPDRAHWEELASSTNRFEAARARALLDRLDREGRLETSYPYPIAAWRLGGLTWVFLGGEVVVDYALRLKKERGSDSVWVAAYCQDVMAYIPSRRVLLEGGYEGVGAMVYYGLPSPWAETVEETIFQGIEQVWNRLDR
- a CDS encoding S41 family peptidase, with amino-acid sequence MSDDPPTTPHTPRFDVNKARETFDEIWRVIRDTHYDPNMNGVDWDKANRELRPRIEEARTNDEFSKIVAELIDRLGESHFGLIPAEVANSLDRVEQDASANGNGVIGLEIRLTDDRNEALVTRVETDGPAARAGIRPGWLIAAIDGKPIAKLLEAVQTRKESSDELKKIVAQRLITGKLRGGVGRIVTLTCLDGDDRPVEVQVERVAPKGVVARLGNLPPTVVRLETEDLRTESGKRVGLIRFNIWLIPVASQFDAAIDRFRDYDGIIIDLRGNPGGIGGMAMGLGGHFLSEPVLLGVMTMRSGKINFRVNPRRVNANGERVEPFQGKLAILTDPSSLSTSEIFAGGMQQVGRAQIFGEPTQGMALPSLMRKLASGDVLQHAIADYTLPDGRRLEGQGVIPDHLVPLDRSALLDGIDPPLQAALKWIDADTANSPNSAAFPNPPIPSNR
- a CDS encoding secondary thiamine-phosphate synthase enzyme YjbQ, translated to MSLELFSDTFEVNTPGRGTFELTDQVRALIRRVGLAQGLAHLFVHHTSASLIICENADPTVRRDLETFAASLAPDGDPRWLHCDEGPDDMAAHLRAIFTGFGLWVPIRRGDCDLGTWQGIYLWEHRARPHRRRVTLTMLGTRERSDT
- a CDS encoding ABC transporter ATP-binding protein, coding for MIHTHDLTKKYGELFALNRLNLTLHRGDVYGFIGPNGAGKTTTMRILATLLNPSWGEASVCGYSIYTGAKEIRRAIGYMPDFFGVYDDMKVIEYLEFFAAAYRIKGAKRKKICDEVLNLVDLTYKRDAMVTSLSRGMTQRLGLARVLLHNPQVLLLDEPASGLDPRARIEIRGVLKELQKMGKTILVSSHILPELADICNKIGIIEQGVLIVNGAVTDVMKQVRTTIVLNINVAERRKEAADFLERQPEVEEVQERPDYLMVKLRPEVERFSDLARRLIENGFELTLFREDEINLETAFMRLTKGITS
- a CDS encoding biotin--[acetyl-CoA-carboxylase] ligase, with the protein product MIPSNPAVPPQPDLHNHPRPALEATPSCSWLGASIDLREVDSTNAFIRRLLEGDHQGLWPLPVAVWTGRQRAGKGRGTNFWWSDAGTLTFTVALDPAAQRLRLDHLPRLALACAVAIVDVVEPLAPQARWTIRWPNDVEANNLKVAGILPERFATPCGDRLALGVGLNVSTNWNHAPESVRRMAASVESIRGTVLADQERRDLASRLLERLVARLTQLADDHPDLAERWDQLDQLKGNRVRIRQGERVLEGVGGGIDPTGALRLLTADGSIQSIVGGVVERNPPHG
- a CDS encoding DUF1559 domain-containing protein, which produces MSFLSRVRRRSGFTLIELLVVIAIIAVLIALLLPAVQAAREAARRAQCVNNLKQIGLGTMNFESAYGYLPPGPFDGHPQAVDASGNPAPNGRIYTEVLGQDYEGVSTCCRAAHPDGYNQFFRILPFMEQTALYNVANFQAPPIWPIPGGVDWAGEDTISFPAIATFYCPSRRGPTLYGNPGRSRNDYAGCAGFFRGQWYECFQGDFNTTLFVPPPPNGLIPIANERSQENQGDVGGRKGAFLHGRFKRRLSDFIDGTSNSIMFSEKGLPPTRHGLDGGDNERWQNSGWDEDCIRWHFVPRSDAQAAALNNICTGGDGRAGGNLWRRYFGSSHAGGLNACMGDGSVKFIKFTVDPNTFRRLCVIDDNEPISADAL